The Candidatus Marinimicrobia bacterium CG08_land_8_20_14_0_20_45_22 nucleotide sequence CATCATAGTTGATCCGAATCCTTTTCCAATTCGGCAATCTCTTCATCCGACATTCTCTCCATCGTCCAGCCTGTGAATCCGTAAATTACCGAAACGACCGGAGTGATCAGATTTAAAAAAGCGTACGGCGCGTAAGCGAACGGATAAACGCCGAGTGTCGTGAACATGAACGCCCCGCATGTATTCCACGGAACCAGCGGCGACGAGAGCGTTCCTGCATCTTCGAGAATGCGCGACA carries:
- a CDS encoding sodium:proton antiporter translates to SRILEDAGTLSSPLVPWNTCGAFMFTTLGVYPFAYAPYAFLNLITPVVSVIYGFTGWTMERMSDEEIAELEKDSDQL